Proteins encoded in a region of the Solanum dulcamara chromosome 9, daSolDulc1.2, whole genome shotgun sequence genome:
- the LOC129902285 gene encoding indole-3-acetaldehyde oxidase-like — protein MVCVKSTAVTLMDERQTKVSLVFAVNGESFELPSVDPSTTLLHFLRSETCFKSPKLGCGEGGCGACVVLVSKYDPNLEKVEDFSVSSCLTLLCSLNGCSITTSEGLGNTRDGFHSIHERFAGFHASQCGFCTPGMCMSFFSALVNADKGNKPNPPPGFSNLTSSEAEKAIAGNLCRCTGYRPIADACKSFAADVDIEDLGFNSFWKKGDSKEMKVSKLPPYDPTKNFSTYPKFLKSESTTNSDSSRRYPWYSPVSIEELRSLLNSNVTENGASIKLVVGNTGTGYYKETQRYDHYVDLRYIPESSIIERDQTGIEVGATVTISKLISFLKEENKINLGSYGTLVSQKLANHMEKIASPFVRNTASVGGNLVMAQRNGFPSDIATLFLGLSATVSLMTSHGLEKLTWEELLSRPPLDPRTVLLSVCIPFKKETISLQTHSKFLFETFRTSPRPHGNALAYVNAAFQADVSLCQKGLLINNIQLAFGAYGTKHATRAIKVEEYLTGKILNICVLYEALKLVKLAVVPDDGTLHPEYRSSLAVSFVFKFLYPFTDVHSAISGGLLNGISDISVEELPKSCNDGCVSQGREQTLLSSAKQVVESSTEYYPVGEPMKKVGASMQAAGEAVYVDDIPSPPNCLHGAFIYSTKPLAGVKGIQLESNRLTDGVTTVITFKDIPSGGENVGSLTKFDREPLFADDLARYAGDRIAVVVADNQRSADVAARTARVEYNTEDIDSPILTVEEAVEKYSFFQIPPPFNPKQVGDFSKGMADADHKILSAEIRLGSEYYFYMETQTALAIPDEDNCMVVYASSQCPEYAQQAISSCLGVPEHNIRVITRRVGGGFGGKAVRAMPVSTACALAAYKLRRPVRIYVNRSSDMIMTGGRHPMKVTYSVGFKSSGKITALHLDILINAGITEDISPLLPSNVIKSLKKYDWGALSFDIKLCKTNLTSKSAMRAPGEVQGSYIAEAIIEHVAGLLSMEVDLVRNKNFHTFESLNLFYDNIVAAGEYTLPSIMDKLAVSSSFFQRTAMIEQFNQKNTWKKRGISRVPIMYEVLQRPTPGKVSILQDGSIVVEVGGVEIGQGLWTKVRQLTAYALGLIESSWAVDLVEKVRVIQADSLSIVQGGYTAGSTTSESCCEAVRLCCDVLVERLTPLKKQLQEQNGSVDWPMLILQAQTQSVNLAANSYYVPESSSESYLNFGAAVSEVEIDILTGETAILQSDIIYDCGQSLNPAVDLGQIEGAFVQGIGFFMHEEYLTNEDGLMISNSTWTYKIPTIDTIPQNFNVHVVNSGHHDKRVLSSKASGEPPLLLAASVHCATRAAVKAAREQIKLWGKLDGSVSEFYLDVPAILPIVKTQCGLDYVEKYLENLVAQKSN, from the exons ATGGTCTGTGTCAAGTCAACTGCTGTTACATTAATGGATGAAAGACAAACAAAGGTGAGTTTGGTTTTTGCAGTTAATGGAGAGAGTTTTGAGTTGCCAAGTGTTGATCCTTCTACAACTTTACTTCACTTCTTGCGCTCTGAGACTTGTTTCAAGAGTCCCAAGCTTGGTTGTGGTGAAG GTGGTTGTGGGGCTTGTGTTGTTCTGGTATCGAAGTATGATCCTAATCTTGAAAAGGTCGAAGATTTTAGTGTGAGTTCATGCCTTACACTTCTTTGCAGTTTAAATGGTTGTTCAATTACTACAAGTGAAGGCCTTGGGAACACAAGAGATGGTTTTCACTCTATTCATGAAAGGTTTGCCGGTTTCCATGCTTCTCAATGCGGCTTTTGCACTCCTGGCATGTGTATGTCATTTTTCTCAGCTCTCGTCAATGCTGATAAAGGAAACAAACCCAATCCTCCACCAGGATTCTCTAATCTTACTTCATCTGAAGCGGAAAAGGCCATAGCAGGGAACCTTTGTCGATGCACTGGATACCGGCCCATTGCTGATGCCTGCAAGAGTTTTGCTGCTGATGTTGATATAGAGGATTTGGGGTTCAATTCTTTTTGGAAAAAGGGAGATTCCAAGGAAATGAAAGTTAGTAAATTACCTCCCTATGATCCAACCAAGAATTTCAGTACATATCCCAAGTTCTTGAAAAGTGAATCTACCACGAATTCGGACTCCTCAAGGAGGTACCCTTGGTACAGTCCTGTTTCCATTGAGGAGCTACGGAGCTTGTTGAACTCCAATGTGACGGAAAATGGTGCAAGCATCAAGCTTGTCGTAGGAAATACCGGAACAGGTTATTATAAGGAAACTCAGCGATATGATCATTACGTTGATCTCAGGTACATTCCTGAATCCTCAATCATTGAAAGAGATCAGACTGGCATTGAAGTTGGAGCAACCGTGACTATCTCTAAACTCATTTCATTCTTGAAAGAGGAAAACAAAATCAATCTGGGTTCATACGGGACGTTGGTGTCCCAAAAACTGGCTAACCACATGGAGAAGATTGCTTCACCATTTGTTAGAAACACTGCTAGCGTGGGAGGAAATTTGGTTATGGCACAGAGGAATGGTTTTCCTTCGGATATTGCTACATTATTTCTTGGACTTAGTGCTACTGTTAGCTTGATGACTAGTCATGGACTTGAAAAGCTCACATGGGAGGAACTATTATCGAGACCACCGCTAGACCCAAGGACTGTGCTTCTAAGTGTTTGCATCCCATTTAAGAAAGAGACAATTTCTCTCCAAACTCATTCTAAATTTTTGTTTGAAACCTTTCGAACCTCTCCACGACCTCATGGGAATGCATTGGCATATGTAAATGCCGCTTTCCAAGCTGATGTTTCTCTCTGCCAGAAGGGCCTCCTGATAAATAATATACAGTTGGCGTTCGGTGCTTATGGCACAAAACATGCAACACGGGCTATAAAGGTAGAGGAATATCTAACCGGGAAGATATtaaatatatgtgttttatatgAAGCACTTAAATTAGTCAAACTAGCAGTGGTACCGGATGATGGCACTTTACACCCTGAGTACAGATCAAGCTTGGCCGTCAGTTTTGTTTTCAAGTTTCTTTATCCCTTCACTGATGTTCATTCTGCTATTTCTGGTGGTTTACTCAATGGAATTAGTGACATCTCGGTTGAGGAACTTCCCAAAAGTTGTAATGATGGTTGCGTTAGTCAGGGGAGAGAACAAACACTACTATCTTCTGCTAAGCAAGTCGTGGAATCAAGCACCGAGTACTATCCAGTAGGTGAACCGATGAAGAAGGTTGGAGCTTCCATGCAAGCTGCTG GTGAAGCTGTTTATGTAGATGACATTCCTTCACCACCAAACTGCCTGCATGGAGCATTTATCTATAGTACAAAACCATTAGCAGGTGTAAAGGGAATCCAGCTCGAGTCGAATCGATTAACAGATGGAGTCACCACTGTTATTACTTTTAAAGATATCCCAAGCGGAGGGGAAAATGTAGGATCTCTTACAAAGTTTGATCGTGAGCCCTTATTTGCAGATGATCTCGCCCGATACGCTGGTGATAGAATTGCTGTTGTG GTTGCTGACAATCAGAGGTCTGCTGATGTGGCTGCAAGAACAGCCCGCGTTGAATATAACACCGAAGATATAGATTCTCCCATTTTAACCGTTGAGGAAGCTGTTGAGAAATATAGCTTTTTCCAAATCCCGCCACCTTTTAATCCAAAACAGGTTGGTGATTTCTCAAAAGGAATGGCTGATGCGGATCACAAGATTCTCTCTGCTGAG ATAAGACTCGGTTCCGAGTACTATTTTTATATGGAGACACAGACTGCCCTTGCAATTCCAGATGAAGACAACTGCATGGTTGTATATGCTTCAAGTCAGTGCCCTGAGTATGCGCAGCAGGCAATTTCCAGTTGTCTTGGTGTTCCCGAACACAATATCCGTGTAATTACAAGAAGGGTTGGAGGTGGCTTTGGGGGCAAGGCAGTCAGAGCAATGCCT GTTTCCACAGCCTGTGCACTAGCAGCATACAAGTTAAGACGACCTGTCAGGATATACGTCAACCGGAGCAGTGACATGATAATGACAGGAGGACGACACCCGATGAAAGTAACGTACAGTGTAGGATTCAAATCGAGCGGAAAGATCACAGCATTACATCTTGATATATTGATAAATGCAGGGATCACGGAAGATATAAGCCCCTTGTTACCATCAAATGTGATTAAATcactaaaaaaatatgattggggTGCCTTATCTTTCGACATAAAACTCTGCAAGACGAATCTTACCAGCAAATCAGCTATGCGGGCCCCTGGGGAGGTGCAAGGATCTTATATAGCCGAAGCTATAATAGAACACGTAGCAGGCTTACTCTCGATGGAGGTGGACTTAGTCAGAAACAAAAATTTCCATACATTTGAAAGCCTTAATTTATTCTATGATAACATTGTAGCAGCAGGAGAATATACATTGCCTAGTATCATGGATAAGTTGGCTGTGTCATCGAGCTTTTTCCAACGAACCGCGATGATAGAACAGTTCAACCAGAAAAACACATGGAAGAAAAGGGGTATTTCTCGAGTGCCAATTATGTATGAAGTTTTACAAAGACCGACCCCAGGAAAAGTCAGTATTCTGCAAGATGGATCGATCGTTGTAGAGGTTGGAGGGGTTGAAATTGGCCAAGGGCTATGGACAAAGGTAAGACAGTTGACTGCCTATGCTCTTGGTTTAATTGAAAGTAGTTGGGCCGTAGACCTCGTGGAGAAAGTACGAGTCATACAAGCAGACAGCTTAAGCATAGTGCAAGGCGGGTATACAGCTGGAAGCACTACATCGGAATCATGCTGTGAAGCTGTTAGACTTTGCTGTGATGTCTTGGTTGAAAGACTGACCCCTCTGAAGAAACAGCTGCAGGAACAAAATGGCTCTGTTGATTGGCCAATGCTGATCCTCCAG GCACAAACACAATCAGTGAACTTAGCAGCAAATTCTTATTATGTACCAGAATCCAGTTCCGAGAGTTATTTGAACTTTGGTGCTGCTGTCAGTGAG GTGGAGATTGATATTCTGACTGGAGAGACTGCCATTTTGCAGTCGGATATTATTTATGACTGCGGGCAGAGCTTGAATCCAGCCGTTGATTTGGGACAG ATTGAAGGGGCTTTCGTACAAGGAATTGGATTTTTCATGCACGAAGAATATCTCACCAACGAAGATGGGTTAATGATCTCGAATAGCACTTGGACATACAAGATCCCGACAATTGACACCATACCTCAGAATTTCAATGTTCATGTGGTAAACAGTGGACACCACGATAAACGTGTTCTCTCGTCTAAAG